In one Zobellia galactanivorans genomic region, the following are encoded:
- a CDS encoding TraG family conjugative transposon ATPase produces MINKIEKIFPIYTIEEDLLISKFGDVSLVYELKMPQIYSLDKEAMDSINLIIDKLIGSLPPGTIMQKQDYFFVTDLKDPIARGTNMLSRSDNSYYFEKPILTHQCYLIFTKDSKNKVNITNNTTKYEKYLEGIDGFISDIDISVSFLSKEEYFSANRLNSDQIIDLLGKYFSLSSKSDNKLKDIFLDRQIQVGNKVGEVYAITSNNELPINIDSYVRNKEYSTQRTDFFIPYIQALCLGLECNHIFNQIVYIEKSEDVFKSIKVKMNNFKSLSLLSKENELNHNNIEDLVENVIDKELKFIKQHFNIIIWEDSKEKLEKSRNNLENIFREMGMRPYHIKYSIKDIFLNSGPGAATRIPEEYKFIGISEQTASLMNFESYYESFKDGILLCDRKNEAPIRLDLWDEPVQRGHIVNRNRLIFGPSGTGKSFLINHIASQYYEQGHHIVMIDIGNSYKKLCKLVGGQYYTYDVDHPMEFNPFYIHGEIDIDKKEFLVSLIMFLWKGESSFTKEEKQIITLYLDAYYVNLKVHTDIFPKLSTFYEFVMENRVEYNEEKYFDKLSFDLSVRDFYDGKYRHILNSEQPVDLLHERFIVFEMDNIKDHPVLFPLITMLSIDVVMGKIRQLKGIKKSIFIDECWKPISKGEMAEFIKYMYKTVRKHYGEVAIATQDIEDILETSAGAAMINNTDTMILLSHKKKMASKDKLGTHLSFNEADLEKLFSTDKREVFIKVGNVSNVYKVSVSKERYACYSSNANENQFIFDRYAKHKNMKLALNEFVNRK; encoded by the coding sequence ATGATAAATAAAATAGAAAAAATATTTCCTATTTATACGATAGAAGAGGATTTGTTAATCTCAAAGTTTGGGGATGTAAGTTTGGTGTATGAATTAAAAATGCCTCAAATCTATTCTTTGGATAAAGAAGCAATGGATAGCATTAATTTAATTATCGATAAATTGATAGGGTCATTACCTCCGGGTACAATAATGCAAAAACAGGATTACTTTTTTGTAACGGACCTAAAAGACCCAATTGCTAGGGGTACAAATATGTTATCTCGTAGCGATAATAGTTATTATTTTGAAAAACCAATATTGACTCATCAATGCTACTTAATATTTACAAAAGACTCTAAGAATAAGGTAAATATTACCAATAATACAACCAAGTATGAAAAGTATCTTGAAGGTATTGATGGTTTTATTTCAGATATAGATATAAGCGTTTCCTTTTTATCAAAAGAAGAATACTTTAGTGCGAATCGCCTTAATAGTGATCAAATTATTGATCTGCTTGGTAAATACTTTTCCCTTTCCTCAAAAAGTGACAATAAATTAAAAGATATTTTTCTAGATAGGCAAATTCAGGTTGGTAATAAGGTTGGTGAGGTTTATGCAATTACTTCAAATAATGAATTACCAATTAACATTGATAGTTATGTAAGGAATAAGGAATATTCTACACAACGAACAGATTTCTTTATTCCTTACATACAAGCGCTCTGTTTGGGATTAGAATGCAATCACATTTTTAATCAAATTGTTTATATAGAAAAATCAGAAGATGTTTTCAAATCTATTAAGGTGAAAATGAATAATTTCAAGAGTTTGTCACTCTTATCAAAGGAGAATGAATTGAATCACAATAATATTGAGGATCTGGTGGAAAATGTTATTGACAAAGAATTAAAATTTATTAAGCAGCATTTTAACATTATTATTTGGGAGGATAGCAAAGAGAAATTAGAAAAGAGTAGAAACAATTTAGAAAATATATTTCGAGAAATGGGTATGAGGCCGTATCATATCAAATATTCAATAAAAGATATATTTCTTAATAGTGGACCCGGTGCTGCAACAAGGATCCCCGAAGAATATAAATTTATAGGCATTTCTGAACAAACAGCAAGTCTTATGAACTTTGAAAGTTACTATGAAAGTTTTAAGGATGGAATTTTATTATGCGACAGGAAAAATGAAGCTCCTATCAGATTGGATCTATGGGATGAGCCAGTACAAAGAGGACATATAGTGAATAGAAATAGATTAATATTTGGGCCATCAGGTACTGGTAAATCTTTCTTGATAAATCATATTGCTTCTCAATATTATGAACAAGGCCATCATATTGTAATGATAGATATTGGGAATTCATACAAAAAGTTATGTAAACTGGTAGGAGGTCAATATTATACTTATGATGTTGATCACCCAATGGAGTTCAATCCTTTTTATATCCATGGAGAAATTGATATAGATAAAAAAGAGTTCCTGGTATCATTGATCATGTTTTTATGGAAAGGGGAAAGCTCCTTTACTAAAGAGGAAAAGCAAATCATTACGCTCTATTTAGACGCATACTATGTGAATCTTAAAGTGCATACAGACATTTTTCCGAAATTATCTACTTTTTATGAGTTTGTTATGGAGAACAGGGTAGAGTACAATGAAGAGAAGTATTTTGACAAGTTGAGTTTTGACTTATCTGTAAGGGACTTTTATGATGGTAAGTATAGACATATCCTTAATTCTGAACAACCAGTTGATTTACTACATGAGCGATTTATCGTTTTTGAAATGGATAATATCAAAGATCATCCGGTTTTGTTTCCATTGATAACAATGCTTTCTATAGATGTAGTTATGGGAAAAATACGACAGCTTAAAGGAATCAAGAAATCTATATTTATTGATGAATGCTGGAAACCTATTTCTAAAGGAGAAATGGCAGAATTTATAAAATATATGTACAAGACAGTTAGAAAACATTACGGAGAGGTTGCTATTGCAACACAGGATATAGAAGACATACTGGAGACTTCTGCAGGGGCAGCCATGATCAATAATACTGATACGATGATATTATTGTCGCACAAAAAGAAAATGGCATCCAAAGATAAGTTAGGAACCCATCTTTCTTTTAATGAAGCCGATTTAGAAAAACTGTTTTCTACAGATAAGCGAGAAGTATTTATTAAAGTTGGTAATGTTTCAAACGTATATAAAGTCAGTGTTTCTAAAGAGCGGTACGCCTGTTACTCATCAAACGCCAATGAAAATCAATTTATTTTTGATAGGTATGCTAAACATAAGAATATGAAACTGGCACTTAATGAATTTGTTAATCGTAAATAA
- a CDS encoding transposase: MDFYAVLTDFESTLEPKILAFVDAILPSVRLLAAAIMVVFVGYHVIKSWLGENEKLDVSTLVRPCLILAALVLYTELVVLLIEKPVEIVNEIVLDGATKVGGATPGSMKLFRDKMAYTQDTGGVDGGGVDDVIQLHPFLELIHLIVFFIASVAGGYILFRQLIVKCIYLIIGPFVLAFSLIVGNEKVIGSWYQGFISVLLWLPMLSIVQTIIILLPVETTSFSDSDIIFSMAMQVVMIFVVFKVPRYANILVGQGAEMGSQAGNTIMGQVKGFPMSVLNNRMMGRSMKGKK, translated from the coding sequence ATGGATTTTTATGCGGTACTTACCGATTTTGAATCTACGCTGGAACCAAAAATTTTAGCTTTTGTAGATGCTATTTTACCTTCTGTAAGACTTTTGGCGGCAGCTATTATGGTTGTATTTGTGGGATACCATGTCATCAAATCATGGTTGGGAGAAAATGAGAAATTAGATGTCTCTACATTGGTTCGTCCATGTTTAATCTTGGCAGCACTAGTTCTCTATACAGAGCTGGTTGTTTTACTAATAGAAAAACCAGTAGAGATTGTAAATGAAATCGTTCTTGATGGGGCAACTAAAGTAGGAGGTGCGACACCCGGTAGTATGAAATTATTTCGTGATAAAATGGCATATACCCAAGATACAGGAGGTGTAGATGGTGGCGGAGTTGATGATGTCATTCAGTTGCATCCATTCCTTGAGCTTATACATCTTATTGTATTCTTTATCGCTTCTGTTGCTGGAGGATATATTCTTTTCAGGCAGCTCATTGTTAAGTGTATCTATCTAATAATTGGACCCTTTGTGCTGGCCTTTTCACTTATTGTAGGAAACGAAAAAGTAATTGGCAGTTGGTATCAAGGCTTTATATCTGTTCTTTTATGGCTGCCTATGCTTAGTATCGTACAAACAATTATCATATTACTCCCCGTAGAGACAACTTCATTTTCTGATAGTGATATTATATTCTCTATGGCTATGCAGGTAGTTATGATATTTGTAGTATTTAAAGTTCCTCGTTATGCCAATATTTTAGTAGGTCAAGGGGCAGAAATGGGATCGCAGGCAGGAAATACAATTATGGGACAGGTTAAAGGTTTCCCAATGAGTGTGCTTAATAATAGGATGATGGGAAGATCTATGAAAGGTAAAAAATAA
- a CDS encoding DUF4138 domain-containing protein has protein sequence MRLTQSLFILLLISFNTYSQQEIFDEIESTKPIAISDIKTTHLIFKNKIKYLDIGSRYFVTDTIENIVKVKHIGGDFIEKNEEKKTNITIITQDGDYYSIPLFFERDITNTTYKLDHSQNNNNNILMKNEQKKMGIYEMCHFSRKEVSNYNIKGNRDLLLSKVSGIFYRGDYIAIRLEIKNFSTIDLNIDHFLFRFIKDKRYAQDMVYQERVLRPVLICNETDKVRGTGGIEVFSFVFEKFTPNNNEKLQIDIIEKNGGRSTTIVIPRKKLLKPRVI, from the coding sequence ATGAGACTGACACAATCGCTATTTATTTTGTTATTGATAAGTTTTAATACTTATTCTCAACAAGAAATTTTTGATGAGATAGAGAGTACTAAACCAATTGCAATCTCTGATATAAAGACTACTCATTTAATCTTTAAGAACAAAATTAAATATTTAGATATAGGGTCACGCTATTTTGTTACAGATACAATAGAAAATATTGTGAAAGTGAAACACATAGGAGGTGATTTTATAGAGAAAAATGAGGAGAAAAAGACAAATATTACCATAATTACTCAAGATGGAGATTATTATTCTATTCCTCTTTTTTTTGAAAGAGATATCACAAATACGACCTATAAATTAGACCACTCGCAGAACAACAACAACAATATCTTGATGAAAAATGAACAAAAGAAAATGGGAATATATGAGATGTGTCATTTTAGTAGAAAAGAGGTGAGTAACTATAACATAAAAGGAAACAGAGATTTACTGCTTTCAAAAGTTTCAGGAATATTTTATAGAGGTGATTATATAGCAATACGTCTGGAGATCAAAAACTTTTCTACTATTGATTTAAATATTGATCATTTTCTTTTTCGTTTCATTAAAGACAAAAGATATGCTCAGGATATGGTTTATCAAGAAAGAGTTTTAAGGCCGGTTTTGATCTGTAATGAAACAGACAAAGTGAGGGGAACGGGAGGTATAGAAGTGTTTTCATTTGTTTTTGAAAAATTCACACCCAATAATAACGAAAAGCTTCAAATAGATATTATTGAAAAAAATGGAGGTAGATCAACAACCATCGTTATTCCCAGGAAAAAATTATTAAAGCCAAGAGTAATATAG
- a CDS encoding FecR family protein → MEENYNKLLLKWLNRELTLEEQELFERSEDYNYYKSIIDGVSKLKVPGQQTEEEAYSDFQAKLQNNNTDYERLLVKWLNKELTAEEQELLERSEDYKSYKSIIDGISKLKVPGQQTEEEAYSDFQAKLQNNNTDYERLLVKWLNKELTAEEQELLEHSEDYKSYKSIIDGISKLKVPGQQTEEEAYSDFQAKLQNNNTDYERLLVKWLNKELTAEEQELLEHSEDYKSYKSIIDGISKLKVPGQQTEEEAYSDFQKKLQDSTVSKGKVIHLNVLRYIGYAASVIFIVGLSLFFFGNTVIETSIAQQQNVTLPDNSLATVNALSKLTYNKYLFSFNRKLNLDGEVFFEVQKGSNFTVTTSNGDIHVLGTKFNVVSRDNFFETACFEGKVQVSTIDDNTILTAGKKVSFLDGIKKQEVFDKNTSDKKPTWTIGISNFKSTPLKHVINQLESQFPITIDYKGIEDKLSMLYTGSFPHNNLDNALENVFLTMGIEYSKDKDDSSLIILKNQKFNRN, encoded by the coding sequence ATGGAAGAAAATTATAATAAGCTTTTATTAAAATGGCTGAATAGGGAATTAACTCTAGAAGAACAGGAGTTATTCGAGCGTTCTGAAGATTATAATTACTACAAGTCCATTATTGATGGAGTTTCAAAGCTTAAGGTCCCTGGGCAACAAACAGAGGAAGAAGCCTATTCTGATTTTCAGGCAAAACTTCAAAACAATAATACAGATTACGAAAGACTTTTAGTAAAATGGCTTAACAAGGAACTCACAGCAGAAGAGCAAGAATTGTTGGAGCGTTCTGAAGATTATAAAAGCTACAAGTCCATTATTGATGGAATTTCAAAGCTTAAGGTCCCTGGGCAACAAACAGAGGAAGAAGCCTATTCTGATTTTCAGGCAAAACTTCAAAACAATAATACAGATTACGAAAGACTTTTAGTAAAATGGCTTAACAAGGAACTCACAGCAGAAGAGCAAGAATTGTTGGAGCATTCTGAAGATTATAAAAGCTACAAGTCCATTATTGATGGAATTTCAAAACTTAAGGTCCCTGGGCAACAAACAGAGGAAGAAGCCTATTCTGATTTTCAGGCAAAACTTCAAAACAATAATACAGATTACGAAAGACTTTTAGTAAAATGGCTTAACAAGGAACTCACAGCAGAAGAGCAAGAATTGTTGGAGCATTCTGAAGATTATAAAAGCTACAAGTCCATTATTGATGGAATTTCAAAACTTAAGGTCCCTGGGCAACAAACAGAGGAAGAAGCCTATTCTGATTTTCAGAAAAAACTCCAAGACAGTACTGTAAGCAAAGGAAAGGTAATCCATTTAAATGTTTTACGATATATAGGTTATGCAGCTAGTGTTATATTTATAGTTGGTTTGAGCCTATTCTTCTTTGGAAATACGGTTATTGAAACCTCTATTGCTCAACAACAAAACGTTACTTTACCAGATAATTCTTTGGCTACAGTCAATGCCTTATCCAAATTAACGTATAATAAATACCTTTTTAGTTTTAATCGAAAGTTAAACCTGGATGGGGAAGTATTTTTTGAAGTTCAAAAAGGAAGCAATTTTACTGTGACTACTTCTAATGGCGATATACATGTCTTAGGAACAAAATTTAATGTAGTGTCACGGGATAATTTTTTTGAAACAGCTTGTTTTGAAGGTAAAGTGCAAGTTTCTACTATCGACGATAACACCATATTAACTGCAGGGAAAAAAGTAAGTTTTTTAGACGGCATTAAAAAACAAGAGGTTTTTGATAAAAATACCTCTGATAAAAAACCAACCTGGACTATTGGAATTAGTAATTTTAAAAGTACTCCTCTTAAACATGTAATCAATCAGTTAGAATCACAATTTCCAATTACTATTGATTATAAAGGGATAGAAGATAAATTATCTATGTTATATACTGGTAGTTTTCCTCATAATAATTTAGATAATGCTTTAGAAAACGTATTTCTTACCATGGGCATTGAGTATTCAAAAGACAAAGATGACAGTTCTCTAATTATTTTAAAAAACCAAAAATTTAATCGTAATTAA